The Ranitomeya variabilis isolate aRanVar5 chromosome 7, aRanVar5.hap1, whole genome shotgun sequence genome includes a window with the following:
- the LOC143785148 gene encoding up-regulator of cell proliferation-like isoform X2: MFVIFILCLLIANKSSVRMSRDGQRPPVPKKPPNISGKPPPVPRPRNIPADGNPSMEMYGKEKSPPAPERTANIPGSSSTLSATLEHLRIRKYATSKFTSSDILDIGPDTMKDIRCNTVEDIPWHFLQKIMALNPLARSTALEEAQDHEKLCRNNSDFLLDDDDAAQVPIHPLDVVCAILHCSDSFLQQEIMLKMSMCQFAVPLLLPCGDGKTFTFLLWAMRDIVKRWRPQALAENRGFREDNLVNISAPLFSFVRLGDCSVSKSKFLNSILNQGQTHYDHFVNPDMESGNVQKTLSCGLVETFYFFPGASNSFPEPFALSNLHGDITYNRKQFTFLTEVSSAVFIFCRELTDKNVKFLSEYQSKDVTFYLITNSQVAKHTEDMIDTFQNCKILNGRNTADLSKKLQRYIENFTKRQSHHLSLIDMSHTAHRLGIEVDEFNIKCQEAKKHAQSITQEIKNVADYKSRRLKLQGELWKKLSKTEKEICRMKDQGKMKSMDYKNKLLMQCKEIQEKQYNSKVSNDVHTFIEVLTKSNVVERRYFFKWMKLFLDGIARKNLSILREDFKKKITNQTSNETELKNIGQKISESSLGLEHFLREMSQFYEAECSVVKEGKVSSNQRQFNNLPGIAAELLLDGFPLELIDGDASNIPLQWITDVLTELDKKTGGQCRMRVITVLGVQSSGKSTLLNTMFGLQFPVASGRCTRGAFMTLIKVKDKFPKVYGCEFILVIDTEGLKTPEQESLADNYEHDNELATLVVGLSDVTLINISMENVSDMKDTLQVVVHAFLRMNEVGKRPKCHFIHQNVPDVSADYNNMTARTKLLKDLNEMTIKAAEMEKRSKLLKFTDIIDYNPETNTCYIPNLFLGAPPMASISSGYSENIFDLKTKLLESLQQPGSPAPQKLNTFHEWIRSLWMAVKYETFIFNFRNILVAEAYDKLLTRYSELEWNFKKHVQLWLVEQENIIKNHLQNNAAIEEIEKSVKTSGEEMLDKEQAQITQELENIFSSGHNNVHLVERHKEEFIGYSKFLKRDLSVLILTKFWETVQIHNRTREVRKMQSGIHEIIEDRICRYLKTTERKPKNLTDDQLKEEYEIIWGNILSSLHVHQVEKRNIESEMLEQLKREMRKRGAAANQILQNVRSLAGYGQGSFKVEKSYIDHNVWSKLKEIFTKDCFIKLKDVAMSITNKCQDYVMNILTLNDDYNEIYSQELMTMINHSLNEKEVKKLHPNIQFEVYLMLHVLGIAVPHFQKMHENYCSKNDPNHFLNNLKKRYFSIFKSKFQPKDESKPRAKSFCQQTLKPAMKVHIYKNLGRKVVDSILSSTDGIQFKNPKYFQFNVLKELLEMKNFHNYARYINEHEMYIRNWISEYVVKRYEDSSKLHILIQDLISSICKKIKFALRDPYVKKSPDILTFFDRVCQILSNYLVITQNDIKLVSFQNTVNISQFSSDVELYLNELEEEFMSDMKSVNLESLFNLKFTPQEELFKIVIGCGKKCPFCRAPCESGGFNHREHFASAHRPKGLAQYTWSDCNTLCNSICTTDVLSNDMFVNPDTGGDGCYYKEYRRIYPEWRIQPDTSIRASDYWKFVLREFNAKFADFYSAEPAEIPDEWKTITQDQALCSLREAYNI, from the exons atgtttgtcattttcatcttgtgTCTTTTGATAGCTAACAAATCTTCAGTAAGGATGTCTAGAGATGGACAACGTCCACCAGTGCCAAAAAAACCACCCAACATTTCAG GAAAACCTCCCCCAGTGCCAAGACCACGGAATATTCCAG CTGATGGAAATCCTTCAATGGAGATGTATGGAAAAGAAAAATCTCCTCCAGCACCAGAAAGAACAGCGAATATTCCAG GAAGCTCATCTACACTTTCAGCAACTCTGGAGCATCTAAGAATCAGAAAATATGCAACATCTAAGTTTACAAGCAGTGACATTTTGGATATCGGGCCAGATACCATGAAGGATATAAGATGTAATACTGTTGAAGATATTCCATGGCATTTTTTACAAAAGATCATGGCCCTTAATCCATTAGCAAGAAGCACAGCTTTAGAGGAAGCACAAGACCATGAAAAGTTGTGTAGAAATAATAGTGACTTTCTGCTTGATGATGACGACGCGGCACAAGTCCCTATCCACCCATTAGATGTTGTGTGCGCTATCTTGCATTGTTCCGACAGCTTTTTACAACAAGAGATAATGTTAAAGATGTCCATGTGTCAGTTtgctgttcccctgctgctccCTTGTGGTGATGGGAAGACATTTACCTTCTTGCTTTGGGCCATGAGAGACATTGTAAAACGATGGAGACCACAAGCATTAGCAGAAAACAGAGGTTTTAGAGAAGACAATTTGGTGAACATTAGTGCGCCGCTTTTCTCTTTTGTGAGACTGGGGGATTGCAGTGTATCAAAATCTAAATTTCTTAACAGCATTCTGAATCAGGGACAAACCCACTATGACCATTTTGTGAATCCAGACATGGAAAGTGGGAATGTTCAGAAAACACTCTCATGTGGCTTAGttgaaacattttacttttttcctgGTGCATCAAACTCTTTTCCAGAACCTTTTGCTCTTAGCAATTTACATGGAGACATTACTTACAACAGAAAACAATTCACCTTTTTAACAGAAGTGTCATCagctgtttttattttttgcagagaacTTACAGATAAAAATGTCAAGTTTCTTTCAGAATATCAGAGTAAAGATGTCACTTTTTACCTAATCACCAACAGTCAAGTTGCGAAACACACCGAGGACATGATCGATACATTCCAGAATTGTAAAATTCTAAATGGAAGGAATACAGCAGATTTGAGCAAGAAACTCCAGAGATACATTGAAAACTTTACAAAAAGACAGTCTCATCATTTGAGCCTGATTGACATGTCACACACAGCTCATCGACTTGGCATAGAAGTAGATGAATTCAATATTAAATGCCAAGAAGCTAAAAAACACGCTCAGTCAATCACTCAGGAAATAAAGAATGTGGCAGATTATAAAAGCAGAAGATTAAAACTACAGGGGGAGCTGTGGAAGAAATTGTCAAAAACTGAAAAAGAAATCTGCCGAATGAAAGACCAGGGTAAAATGAAGAGTATGGACTACAAGAACAAATTGTTGATGCAATGCAAAGAGATACAAGAAAAACAATATAACAGTAAAGTCTCGAATGATGTCCACACATTCATCGAGGTGCTGACAAAATCTAATGTAGTAGAAAGacgttatttttttaaatggatgaAACTCTTCCTTGATGGCATTGCTAGAAAGAATCTATCAATTCTACGTGAGGACTTCAAAAAGAAAATCACCAACCAAACATCAAATGAAACTGAACTAAAAAACATAGGTCAGAAAATTTCTGAGAGTTCTTTAGGGTTGGAACATTTTCTACGAGAGATGAGTCAGTTTTATGAGGCTGAGTGCTCTGTGGTCAAAGAAGGAAAAGTATCATCAAATCAAAGGCAATTCAATAATCTCCCAGGAATAGCAGCAGAACTGTTGTTGGATGGGTTCCCATTGGAGCTGATTGATGGAGATGCCTCCAACATTCCGTTACAGTGGATAACTGATGTCCTGACTGAGCTGGATAAGAAAACCGGAGGTCAATGCAGGATGAGAGTGATAACTGTGCTGGGGGTGCAAAGTTCAGGGAAGTCCACCCTCCTGAACACCATGTTTGGTCTACAGTTCCCTGTGGCCAGTGGTCGATGCACACGAGGAGCCTTCATGACTCTGATTAAAGTGAAGGATAAATTCCCTAAGGTATATGGCTGTGAATTTATTTTGGTGATTGACACTGAGGGGTTAAAAACCCCTGAACAAGAATCTTTAGCTGACAATTATGAGCATGATAATGAGTTGGCCACACTTGTAGTTGGGTTGAGTGATGTCACCCTCATTAACATATCTATGGAAAATGTATCAGATATGAAAGACACCTTACAGGTTGTTGTCCATGCATTTCTTAGAATGAATGAAGTTGGAAAAAGGCCCAAATGTCACTTTATACATCAGAATGTGCCGGATGTTTCTGCTGATTATAATAATATGACTGCACGAACAAAACTTCTAAAAGATTTGAATGAAATGACAATTAAAGCAGCAGAAATGGAAAAAAGGTCAAAACTGCTGAAATTTACAGATATTATTGACTACAATCCAGAAACCAACACCTGCTACATTCCTAATCTTTTCCTCGGTGCACCGCCAATGGCATCAATTAGTTCTGGATACAGTGAAAACATTTTTGATTTGAAAACAAAACTCCTTGAATCTCTGCAACAGCCGGGATCTCCTGctcctcagaagctaaacacatttCATGAATGGATTAGGAGTTTATGGATGGCTGTGAAATATGAAACTTTCATTTTCAATTTCAGGAATATTCTAGTAGCAGAAGCATACGATAAACTGTTAACAAGATATTCAGAACTAGAATGGAACTTCAAAAAACATGTTCAACTGTGGTTGGTGGAGCAAGAAAATATAATTAAGAATCATTTACAAAATAACGCTGCGATAGAAGAAATAGAGAAATCTGTTAAGACTTCAGGAGAAGAAATGTTAGACAAGGAACAAGCACAAATCACCCAGGAGTTGGAAAATATATTTAGCAGTGGTCACAATAATGTTCACCTTGTAGAAAGACACAAGGAAGAGTTCATTGGTTATTCCAAATTTCTTAAACGGGACCTCAGTGTTCTTATTTTAACAAAATTTTGGGAAACTGTTCAAATACACAACAGGACACGTGAAGTTCGAAAAATGCAAAGTGGCATCCATGAGATCATCGAAGACAGAATCTGCCGATATTTGAAAACAACTGAGAGAAAGCCGAAAAATCTGACTGATGATCAGCTGAAGGAAGAATATGAAATTATTTGGGGAAATATATTGTCCAGTTTACATGTACATCAAGTGGAGAAGCGAAACATAGAGAGTGAAATGCTAGAACAACTCAAAAgagagatgagaaaaagaggtgctGCAGCAAACCAAATACTGCAGAATGTAAGGTCTCTAGCAGGATATGGGCAGGGATCATTTAAAGTGGAAAAGTCTTACATTGATCACAATGTATGGAGTAAACTTAAAGAGATCTTCACAAAAGATTGCTTTATAAAGTTAAAGGATGTAGCCATGTCAATCACAAACAAATGCCAAGATTATGTCATGAATATATTAACTTTAAATGATGATTATAATGAAATTTACAGCCAAGAATTAATGACCATGATAAATCACAGCTTGAATGAGAAAGAGGTGAAAAAGCTCCATCCCAACATTCAGTTTGAGGTATACCTAATGTTACATGTTTTGGGAATAGCCGTCCCTCACTTTCAGAAGATGCATGAAAACTATTGCTCGAAAAATGATCCAAACCATtttctaaataatttaaaaaagcggTATTTTTCAATATTTAAAAGCAAGTTCCAACCCAAGGATGAATCAAAACCAAGAGCTAAAAGCTTCTGCCAGCAAACTCTTAAGCCTGCAATGAAAGTGCACATCTACAAGAACCTTGGGAGAAAAGTTGTAGATTCTATTTTGAGCAGCACGGATGGAATCCAGTTCAAGAACCCAAAGTATTTCCAGTTTAATGTCCTAAAGGAGCTACTGGAAATGAAAAACTTTCACAACTATGCCAGATACATTAATGAACACGAAATGTACATAAGAAACTGGATTTCAGAATATGTTGTAAAGAGGTATGAAGATTCTTCTAAATTGCACATACTGATTCAGGATCTCATCTCTTcaatttgcaaaaaaattaaatttgctTTAAGAGATCCATATGTAAAAAAAAGTCCTGATATATTAACATTTTTTGACAGAGTTTGCCAAATTTTGAGCAATTATTTGGTGATAACACAGAATGATATAAAACTAGTGTCTTTCCAAAATACTGTGAACATCTCTCAGTTTTCCAGTGATGTGGAATTGTATCTCAATGAGTTGGAAGAAGAATTCATGTCAGATATGAAATCGGTGAACCTTGAATCactttttaatttaaaattcactcCTCAAGAAGAATTGTTCAAGATTGTGATCGGATGTGGCAAGAAATGTCCATTTTGCAGAGCTCCCTGCGAGTCTGGAGGCTTTAATCACAGGGAACATTTTGCATCAGCTCATCGACCAAAGGGACTGGCCCAATATACCTGGTCAGACTGCAACACTCTCTGTAACTCCATCTGCACCACTGATGTCCTGTCCAATGACATGTTCGTAAATCCAGACACAGGAGGAGATGGGTGCTATTACAAAGAATATCGAAGAATCTATCCAGAATGGAGAATTCAACCTGACACAAGTATTCGAGCTTCAGACTACTGGAAATTTGTTCTCAGGGAGTTCAATGCTAAATTTGCTGATTTCTATTCTGCCGAGCCAGCTGAAATCCCAGATGAGTGGAAGACAATTACTCAAGATCAGGCTCTCTGCAGTTTGAGAGAAGCTTACAATATTTAG
- the LOC143785148 gene encoding up-regulator of cell proliferation-like isoform X1: MFVIFILCLLIANKSSVRMSRDGQRPPVPKKPPNISGKPPPVPRPRNIPGKPPPVPRPRNIPADGNPSMEMYGKEKSPPAPERTANIPGSSSTLSATLEHLRIRKYATSKFTSSDILDIGPDTMKDIRCNTVEDIPWHFLQKIMALNPLARSTALEEAQDHEKLCRNNSDFLLDDDDAAQVPIHPLDVVCAILHCSDSFLQQEIMLKMSMCQFAVPLLLPCGDGKTFTFLLWAMRDIVKRWRPQALAENRGFREDNLVNISAPLFSFVRLGDCSVSKSKFLNSILNQGQTHYDHFVNPDMESGNVQKTLSCGLVETFYFFPGASNSFPEPFALSNLHGDITYNRKQFTFLTEVSSAVFIFCRELTDKNVKFLSEYQSKDVTFYLITNSQVAKHTEDMIDTFQNCKILNGRNTADLSKKLQRYIENFTKRQSHHLSLIDMSHTAHRLGIEVDEFNIKCQEAKKHAQSITQEIKNVADYKSRRLKLQGELWKKLSKTEKEICRMKDQGKMKSMDYKNKLLMQCKEIQEKQYNSKVSNDVHTFIEVLTKSNVVERRYFFKWMKLFLDGIARKNLSILREDFKKKITNQTSNETELKNIGQKISESSLGLEHFLREMSQFYEAECSVVKEGKVSSNQRQFNNLPGIAAELLLDGFPLELIDGDASNIPLQWITDVLTELDKKTGGQCRMRVITVLGVQSSGKSTLLNTMFGLQFPVASGRCTRGAFMTLIKVKDKFPKVYGCEFILVIDTEGLKTPEQESLADNYEHDNELATLVVGLSDVTLINISMENVSDMKDTLQVVVHAFLRMNEVGKRPKCHFIHQNVPDVSADYNNMTARTKLLKDLNEMTIKAAEMEKRSKLLKFTDIIDYNPETNTCYIPNLFLGAPPMASISSGYSENIFDLKTKLLESLQQPGSPAPQKLNTFHEWIRSLWMAVKYETFIFNFRNILVAEAYDKLLTRYSELEWNFKKHVQLWLVEQENIIKNHLQNNAAIEEIEKSVKTSGEEMLDKEQAQITQELENIFSSGHNNVHLVERHKEEFIGYSKFLKRDLSVLILTKFWETVQIHNRTREVRKMQSGIHEIIEDRICRYLKTTERKPKNLTDDQLKEEYEIIWGNILSSLHVHQVEKRNIESEMLEQLKREMRKRGAAANQILQNVRSLAGYGQGSFKVEKSYIDHNVWSKLKEIFTKDCFIKLKDVAMSITNKCQDYVMNILTLNDDYNEIYSQELMTMINHSLNEKEVKKLHPNIQFEVYLMLHVLGIAVPHFQKMHENYCSKNDPNHFLNNLKKRYFSIFKSKFQPKDESKPRAKSFCQQTLKPAMKVHIYKNLGRKVVDSILSSTDGIQFKNPKYFQFNVLKELLEMKNFHNYARYINEHEMYIRNWISEYVVKRYEDSSKLHILIQDLISSICKKIKFALRDPYVKKSPDILTFFDRVCQILSNYLVITQNDIKLVSFQNTVNISQFSSDVELYLNELEEEFMSDMKSVNLESLFNLKFTPQEELFKIVIGCGKKCPFCRAPCESGGFNHREHFASAHRPKGLAQYTWSDCNTLCNSICTTDVLSNDMFVNPDTGGDGCYYKEYRRIYPEWRIQPDTSIRASDYWKFVLREFNAKFADFYSAEPAEIPDEWKTITQDQALCSLREAYNI; the protein is encoded by the exons atgtttgtcattttcatcttgtgTCTTTTGATAGCTAACAAATCTTCAGTAAGGATGTCTAGAGATGGACAACGTCCACCAGTGCCAAAAAAACCACCCAACATTTCAG GAAAACCTCCCCCAGTGCCAAGACCACGGAATATTCCAG GAAAACCTCCCCCAGTCCCAAGACCACGGAATATTCCAG CTGATGGAAATCCTTCAATGGAGATGTATGGAAAAGAAAAATCTCCTCCAGCACCAGAAAGAACAGCGAATATTCCAG GAAGCTCATCTACACTTTCAGCAACTCTGGAGCATCTAAGAATCAGAAAATATGCAACATCTAAGTTTACAAGCAGTGACATTTTGGATATCGGGCCAGATACCATGAAGGATATAAGATGTAATACTGTTGAAGATATTCCATGGCATTTTTTACAAAAGATCATGGCCCTTAATCCATTAGCAAGAAGCACAGCTTTAGAGGAAGCACAAGACCATGAAAAGTTGTGTAGAAATAATAGTGACTTTCTGCTTGATGATGACGACGCGGCACAAGTCCCTATCCACCCATTAGATGTTGTGTGCGCTATCTTGCATTGTTCCGACAGCTTTTTACAACAAGAGATAATGTTAAAGATGTCCATGTGTCAGTTtgctgttcccctgctgctccCTTGTGGTGATGGGAAGACATTTACCTTCTTGCTTTGGGCCATGAGAGACATTGTAAAACGATGGAGACCACAAGCATTAGCAGAAAACAGAGGTTTTAGAGAAGACAATTTGGTGAACATTAGTGCGCCGCTTTTCTCTTTTGTGAGACTGGGGGATTGCAGTGTATCAAAATCTAAATTTCTTAACAGCATTCTGAATCAGGGACAAACCCACTATGACCATTTTGTGAATCCAGACATGGAAAGTGGGAATGTTCAGAAAACACTCTCATGTGGCTTAGttgaaacattttacttttttcctgGTGCATCAAACTCTTTTCCAGAACCTTTTGCTCTTAGCAATTTACATGGAGACATTACTTACAACAGAAAACAATTCACCTTTTTAACAGAAGTGTCATCagctgtttttattttttgcagagaacTTACAGATAAAAATGTCAAGTTTCTTTCAGAATATCAGAGTAAAGATGTCACTTTTTACCTAATCACCAACAGTCAAGTTGCGAAACACACCGAGGACATGATCGATACATTCCAGAATTGTAAAATTCTAAATGGAAGGAATACAGCAGATTTGAGCAAGAAACTCCAGAGATACATTGAAAACTTTACAAAAAGACAGTCTCATCATTTGAGCCTGATTGACATGTCACACACAGCTCATCGACTTGGCATAGAAGTAGATGAATTCAATATTAAATGCCAAGAAGCTAAAAAACACGCTCAGTCAATCACTCAGGAAATAAAGAATGTGGCAGATTATAAAAGCAGAAGATTAAAACTACAGGGGGAGCTGTGGAAGAAATTGTCAAAAACTGAAAAAGAAATCTGCCGAATGAAAGACCAGGGTAAAATGAAGAGTATGGACTACAAGAACAAATTGTTGATGCAATGCAAAGAGATACAAGAAAAACAATATAACAGTAAAGTCTCGAATGATGTCCACACATTCATCGAGGTGCTGACAAAATCTAATGTAGTAGAAAGacgttatttttttaaatggatgaAACTCTTCCTTGATGGCATTGCTAGAAAGAATCTATCAATTCTACGTGAGGACTTCAAAAAGAAAATCACCAACCAAACATCAAATGAAACTGAACTAAAAAACATAGGTCAGAAAATTTCTGAGAGTTCTTTAGGGTTGGAACATTTTCTACGAGAGATGAGTCAGTTTTATGAGGCTGAGTGCTCTGTGGTCAAAGAAGGAAAAGTATCATCAAATCAAAGGCAATTCAATAATCTCCCAGGAATAGCAGCAGAACTGTTGTTGGATGGGTTCCCATTGGAGCTGATTGATGGAGATGCCTCCAACATTCCGTTACAGTGGATAACTGATGTCCTGACTGAGCTGGATAAGAAAACCGGAGGTCAATGCAGGATGAGAGTGATAACTGTGCTGGGGGTGCAAAGTTCAGGGAAGTCCACCCTCCTGAACACCATGTTTGGTCTACAGTTCCCTGTGGCCAGTGGTCGATGCACACGAGGAGCCTTCATGACTCTGATTAAAGTGAAGGATAAATTCCCTAAGGTATATGGCTGTGAATTTATTTTGGTGATTGACACTGAGGGGTTAAAAACCCCTGAACAAGAATCTTTAGCTGACAATTATGAGCATGATAATGAGTTGGCCACACTTGTAGTTGGGTTGAGTGATGTCACCCTCATTAACATATCTATGGAAAATGTATCAGATATGAAAGACACCTTACAGGTTGTTGTCCATGCATTTCTTAGAATGAATGAAGTTGGAAAAAGGCCCAAATGTCACTTTATACATCAGAATGTGCCGGATGTTTCTGCTGATTATAATAATATGACTGCACGAACAAAACTTCTAAAAGATTTGAATGAAATGACAATTAAAGCAGCAGAAATGGAAAAAAGGTCAAAACTGCTGAAATTTACAGATATTATTGACTACAATCCAGAAACCAACACCTGCTACATTCCTAATCTTTTCCTCGGTGCACCGCCAATGGCATCAATTAGTTCTGGATACAGTGAAAACATTTTTGATTTGAAAACAAAACTCCTTGAATCTCTGCAACAGCCGGGATCTCCTGctcctcagaagctaaacacatttCATGAATGGATTAGGAGTTTATGGATGGCTGTGAAATATGAAACTTTCATTTTCAATTTCAGGAATATTCTAGTAGCAGAAGCATACGATAAACTGTTAACAAGATATTCAGAACTAGAATGGAACTTCAAAAAACATGTTCAACTGTGGTTGGTGGAGCAAGAAAATATAATTAAGAATCATTTACAAAATAACGCTGCGATAGAAGAAATAGAGAAATCTGTTAAGACTTCAGGAGAAGAAATGTTAGACAAGGAACAAGCACAAATCACCCAGGAGTTGGAAAATATATTTAGCAGTGGTCACAATAATGTTCACCTTGTAGAAAGACACAAGGAAGAGTTCATTGGTTATTCCAAATTTCTTAAACGGGACCTCAGTGTTCTTATTTTAACAAAATTTTGGGAAACTGTTCAAATACACAACAGGACACGTGAAGTTCGAAAAATGCAAAGTGGCATCCATGAGATCATCGAAGACAGAATCTGCCGATATTTGAAAACAACTGAGAGAAAGCCGAAAAATCTGACTGATGATCAGCTGAAGGAAGAATATGAAATTATTTGGGGAAATATATTGTCCAGTTTACATGTACATCAAGTGGAGAAGCGAAACATAGAGAGTGAAATGCTAGAACAACTCAAAAgagagatgagaaaaagaggtgctGCAGCAAACCAAATACTGCAGAATGTAAGGTCTCTAGCAGGATATGGGCAGGGATCATTTAAAGTGGAAAAGTCTTACATTGATCACAATGTATGGAGTAAACTTAAAGAGATCTTCACAAAAGATTGCTTTATAAAGTTAAAGGATGTAGCCATGTCAATCACAAACAAATGCCAAGATTATGTCATGAATATATTAACTTTAAATGATGATTATAATGAAATTTACAGCCAAGAATTAATGACCATGATAAATCACAGCTTGAATGAGAAAGAGGTGAAAAAGCTCCATCCCAACATTCAGTTTGAGGTATACCTAATGTTACATGTTTTGGGAATAGCCGTCCCTCACTTTCAGAAGATGCATGAAAACTATTGCTCGAAAAATGATCCAAACCATtttctaaataatttaaaaaagcggTATTTTTCAATATTTAAAAGCAAGTTCCAACCCAAGGATGAATCAAAACCAAGAGCTAAAAGCTTCTGCCAGCAAACTCTTAAGCCTGCAATGAAAGTGCACATCTACAAGAACCTTGGGAGAAAAGTTGTAGATTCTATTTTGAGCAGCACGGATGGAATCCAGTTCAAGAACCCAAAGTATTTCCAGTTTAATGTCCTAAAGGAGCTACTGGAAATGAAAAACTTTCACAACTATGCCAGATACATTAATGAACACGAAATGTACATAAGAAACTGGATTTCAGAATATGTTGTAAAGAGGTATGAAGATTCTTCTAAATTGCACATACTGATTCAGGATCTCATCTCTTcaatttgcaaaaaaattaaatttgctTTAAGAGATCCATATGTAAAAAAAAGTCCTGATATATTAACATTTTTTGACAGAGTTTGCCAAATTTTGAGCAATTATTTGGTGATAACACAGAATGATATAAAACTAGTGTCTTTCCAAAATACTGTGAACATCTCTCAGTTTTCCAGTGATGTGGAATTGTATCTCAATGAGTTGGAAGAAGAATTCATGTCAGATATGAAATCGGTGAACCTTGAATCactttttaatttaaaattcactcCTCAAGAAGAATTGTTCAAGATTGTGATCGGATGTGGCAAGAAATGTCCATTTTGCAGAGCTCCCTGCGAGTCTGGAGGCTTTAATCACAGGGAACATTTTGCATCAGCTCATCGACCAAAGGGACTGGCCCAATATACCTGGTCAGACTGCAACACTCTCTGTAACTCCATCTGCACCACTGATGTCCTGTCCAATGACATGTTCGTAAATCCAGACACAGGAGGAGATGGGTGCTATTACAAAGAATATCGAAGAATCTATCCAGAATGGAGAATTCAACCTGACACAAGTATTCGAGCTTCAGACTACTGGAAATTTGTTCTCAGGGAGTTCAATGCTAAATTTGCTGATTTCTATTCTGCCGAGCCAGCTGAAATCCCAGATGAGTGGAAGACAATTACTCAAGATCAGGCTCTCTGCAGTTTGAGAGAAGCTTACAATATTTAG